From a region of the Coffea arabica cultivar ET-39 chromosome 3e, Coffea Arabica ET-39 HiFi, whole genome shotgun sequence genome:
- the LOC113736965 gene encoding UDP-glycosyltransferase 75C1-like has product MKNQQHHILISCLAAQGHLNPTFQLAKSLARAGARVTFATTIYGFSRIKNLPSFSGLSFASFSDGYDDAESRKNIKFDSFFADLTHVGSKNLTKLIQTLSDEDRPVTFLIYGIMMPWAAEVASGMNIPSAFLSFQCAAALAIYHKYFNSQDGVYDGVRKIEPSISVKLPDLPLFENCDLPTILVPTDPQFASGPPIFHEHIRALEKDSKPCVLVNTFAELEEASIRAIVDHMNVIPIGPLLPCVHSNGNDLSDKSVSLDLFECHENDYLQWLDSKPKKSVVYTAFGSLTKLKKDEKLEILHGLEETGRHYMIVMRAVENEDEEVKEMMENGLNGKGKIVPWCSQMEVLCHKSIGCFLTHCGWNSTLESLVAGVPIVGCPHFADQTTNAKLIEEVWSNGVRAKANEDGVVGREEIKRCVDVLMGGGEKKEEIRRNAAKWRGLALEAMKENGSSHNNFKLFLDSLDN; this is encoded by the coding sequence ATGAAGAATCAGCAGCACCACATTCTCATCAGTTGTCTAGCAGCCCAAGGCCATCTCAACCCCACTTTTCAGCTAGCAAAGAGCCTCGCACGAGCTGGTGCACGAGTCACTTTTGCCACCACCATCTATGGCTTTAGCCGCATCAAAAACCTGCCGTCCTTTTCTGGTCTTTCCTTTGCCTCCTTCTCCGACGGCTACGACGATGCAGAGTCAAGAAAGAACATCAAATTTGATAGCTTCTTTGCCGATTTAACACATGTTGGATCCAAAAACCTCACCAAGTTGATCCAAACTTTGTCGGATGAGGACCGGCCGGTTACTTTCTTAATCTACGGTATTATGATGCCTTGGGCAGCTGAGGTTGCTAGTGGAATGAACATCCCATCTGCTTTTCTATCTTTTCAGTGTGCTGCTGCTTTAGCTATTTATCACAAGTACTTCAATAGCCAGGATGGTGTATATGATGGCGTTCGCAAAATTGAACCCTCCATTTCCGTCAAGTTACCTGATCTTCCGTTGTTTGAAAATTGTGATTTGCCCACCATTCTTGTACCCACTGATCCACAATTTGCTTCAGGCCCGCCTATTTTTCATGAGCACATAAGAGCCCTGGAGAAAGATTCTAAGCCTTGCGTACTGGTCAACACTTTTGCCGAGTTGGAAGAAGCATCAATCAGAGCTATTGTTGATCACATGAATGTGATCCCAATTGGACCTTTACTTCCTTGTGTTCATTCGAATGGGAATGATTTATCTGACAAGTCTGTCagtcttgatttatttgaatgTCACGAAAATGATTATCTCCAGTGGTTGGATTCAAAGCCCAAAAAGTCTGTGGTTTATACAGCATTTGGAAGTCTAACGAAGTTAAAGAAAGATGAAAAGTTAGAGATTTTGCACGGATTAGAGGAAACTGGCAGGCATTACATGATTGTTATGCGAGCAGTGGAGAATGAAGATGAAGAAGTAAAGGAAATGATGGAAAATGGGCTGAATGGAAAGGGGAAAATAGTGCCATGGTGTTCACAGATGGAGGTACTTTGTCACAAGTCAATAGGGTGTTTTCTCACGCACTGTGGGTGGAATTCAACCCTGGAGAGTCTAGTTGCTGGTGTTCCAATTGTGGGATGCCCACATTTTGCTGATCAGACAACAAATGCTAAGCTGATTGAGGAAGTTTGGAGCAACGGGGTGAGAGCAAAAGCTAATGAAGATGGGGTGGTGGGGAGAGAAGAGATCAAGAGATGTGTGGATGTTTTGATGGGAGGtggagaaaagaaggaagaaattagAAGAAATGCTGCTAAGTGGAGAGGCTTGGCTTTGGAGGCTATGAAGGAAAATGGATCTTCACACAACAATTTCAAATTGTTTTTGGATAGTTTGGATAATTAA